Part of the Lycium ferocissimum isolate CSIRO_LF1 unplaced genomic scaffold, AGI_CSIRO_Lferr_CH_V1 ctg24199, whole genome shotgun sequence genome is shown below.
TTGTCTAAGTTGAAAGCTGAGTATAAGTCTTTTGAAGCTAAAAGGGATTTGTATGAGTTCATATGAACTGTTTTTAGCTGATAAAACAGTGGTTAATTTGCTTCCAGGTTTATTAGGGAAGCaattttacaaaaagaaaaggaaagtacCTGTGCCTGTTGATTTAAGAGGGAATAGTAATTGGAAAGAGGAGATAGAAAGAGCGTTTTCGTCGACTTTGTTGTGTTTAGGGAGTGGGACATGTAGTGTTTTGAAAGTTGGGAGAAATGGGATGGAGAGTGGTGAAGTTGTTGAGAATGTTTTAGCTGctattgatggaattgttgagttTGTTCCGAAAAAATTGGGTGGTGTTAGAGCTTTTCATTTGAAGTTTTTGGATTCATTGGCATTGCCTATTTATGAGGATTTGCCTGATCAAAGAGAAAATaatgagaagaaaaagaagtaaaGAAAGTGAAGATTTTTCCAGCTAGAAGTCTGACGCATAGGCTCGATCACAAtcaaatgttatgttttgtggtaaatttggatgaaatgtttccatttttattcttactaggCAGTGAATACAACAATGTGTTCTTTTCCATATTGCTGTCCTTTTATTGTCTGATTTGATCTAGTGTTGTTTCAAGTGGGAAATTCTAATGTTATATTTCTTGGTAGCTTATCAGTGTAATTCAGTTCAATTTATGATAAAAGTGAGAGTTTCAATCATCACGTGCTCAAAGGCCATCGTTTCATCCTTTTCTATTTTAGCTAGTTGTTATGTGTATTATACGTGCAACTATTTCTACTCATTGCGATCATGCGAGAATGTTTTGTTGGGTTTGTTCCGAAAAAATTGGGTGGTCTTAGAGCTTTTCATTTGATGTTTTCGGATTCATTGGCATTGCCTGTTTATGAAGCTTTGCCTGATCAAAGAGAAAATAccgagaagaaaaagaagtagAGAAAGTGAAATCTGAGCTCAACAATCAAATGTTATATTTAGTGGTAAATTTTGATGAAGTGtttccatttttattcttactaggCAGTGAATACAACAATGTGTTCTTTTTTATTGTCTGATTTTATCAAGT
Proteins encoded:
- the LOC132043412 gene encoding LOW QUALITY PROTEIN: uncharacterized protein LOC132043412 (The sequence of the model RefSeq protein was modified relative to this genomic sequence to represent the inferred CDS: deleted 1 base in 1 codon); translated protein: MAKINEDQVLKAVNALLKWKKLQSNKTQNPQSYQEDEEETQLVDDNFIYLQLTLKKIPPKELTNPHKITLCHPISTFSNICLIINDNPKKPHNSKSNLDGPQHSKTKLDGPHNSRTNVDVETVQKKIKSLEIPITKVLKLSKLKAEYKSFEAKRDLYESYELFLADKTVVNLLPGLLGKQFYKKKRKVPVPVDLRGNSNWKEEIERAFSSTLLCLGSGTCSVLKVGRNGMESGEVVENVLAAIDGIVEFVPKKLGGVRAFHLKFLDSLALPIYEDLPDQRENNEKKKK